The following are encoded in a window of Parus major isolate Abel chromosome 22, Parus_major1.1, whole genome shotgun sequence genomic DNA:
- the LOC107213965 gene encoding uncharacterized protein LOC107213965 isoform X2: protein MMLRGASWLSPGGLPSLGDRVGVDAVLVLLELCAGRAGAAAVNPAAPPEPSRHRSQPDAPGASSELQHPASHRSFPGNICQIQVLAGRGGDGFPDVWRCVPSPGAAGASCHPKAKEAPSSAPPEPHQSGLPPPSLTQHLQPPGHSRQPLLILKAASSGLNFLYFTRKPDSSCSDAVSFPRLHGWGVECSIPVFPFQVTPKTLRVAPAVAAGRRQRATAARR from the exons ATGATGCTCCGGGGAGCATCGTGGCTTTCTCCAGGGGGGCTCCCCAGTTTGGGGGATAGAGTGGGGGTGGATGCCgttttggtgctgctggagctctgcgCGGGACGGGCCGGTGCCGCAG cgGTGAATCCCGCAGCGCCTCCCGAGCCCTCCCGGCACCGCTCCCAGCCCGACGCCCCGGGGGCATCCTcggagctgcagcatcctgcatCCCACCGCTCCTTCCCGGGAAAC ATTTGCCAAATCCAGGTCCTGGCAGGAAGAGGTGGTGATGGCTTCCCTGATGTCTGGAGATGCGTGCCctcacctggagcagcaggagcctcaTGCCACCCCAAGGCAAAGGAGGCACCTTCATCAGCTCCACCAGAACCCCACCAGAGTGGGCTTCCACCCCCTTCTCTCACCCAGCATCTGCAGcccccaggacacagcagaCAGCCTCTCCTTATCCTCAAAGCTGCCAGCTCAGGCTtaaatttcctgtattttactAGAAAACCCGATTCCTCGTGCTCTGACGCCGTTTCCTTCCCGCGCCTCCACGGTTGGGGGGTTGAATGTTCAATCCCAGTTTTTCCCTTCCAGGTGACACCCAAGACCCTCCGCGTCGCCCCTGCAGTGGCGGCCGGGCGGCGGCAGAGGGCGACAGCGGCCCGGcggtga
- the LOC107213965 gene encoding uncharacterized protein LOC107213965 isoform X1 — MMLRGASWLSPGGLPSLGDRVGVDAVLVLLELCAGRAGAAGEEAVNPAAPPEPSRHRSQPDAPGASSELQHPASHRSFPGNICQIQVLAGRGGDGFPDVWRCVPSPGAAGASCHPKAKEAPSSAPPEPHQSGLPPPSLTQHLQPPGHSRQPLLILKAASSGLNFLYFTRKPDSSCSDAVSFPRLHGWGVECSIPVFPFQVTPKTLRVAPAVAAGRRQRATAARR, encoded by the exons ATGATGCTCCGGGGAGCATCGTGGCTTTCTCCAGGGGGGCTCCCCAGTTTGGGGGATAGAGTGGGGGTGGATGCCgttttggtgctgctggagctctgcgCGGGACGGGCCGGTGCCGCAGGTGAGGAAG cgGTGAATCCCGCAGCGCCTCCCGAGCCCTCCCGGCACCGCTCCCAGCCCGACGCCCCGGGGGCATCCTcggagctgcagcatcctgcatCCCACCGCTCCTTCCCGGGAAAC ATTTGCCAAATCCAGGTCCTGGCAGGAAGAGGTGGTGATGGCTTCCCTGATGTCTGGAGATGCGTGCCctcacctggagcagcaggagcctcaTGCCACCCCAAGGCAAAGGAGGCACCTTCATCAGCTCCACCAGAACCCCACCAGAGTGGGCTTCCACCCCCTTCTCTCACCCAGCATCTGCAGcccccaggacacagcagaCAGCCTCTCCTTATCCTCAAAGCTGCCAGCTCAGGCTtaaatttcctgtattttactAGAAAACCCGATTCCTCGTGCTCTGACGCCGTTTCCTTCCCGCGCCTCCACGGTTGGGGGGTTGAATGTTCAATCCCAGTTTTTCCCTTCCAGGTGACACCCAAGACCCTCCGCGTCGCCCCTGCAGTGGCGGCCGGGCGGCGGCAGAGGGCGACAGCGGCCCGGcggtga
- the PDLIM2 gene encoding PDZ and LIM domain protein 2 isoform X1 translates to MPVTVTLPGPAPWGFRISGGRDFGKPITVSKVTEHGKAAMGHLRPGDVIVTINGESTAEMLNVEAQNKIKQSPGQLRLEVERSPVPSSSHTNGDTSPERLATHFQDMLRMQSESQGTLRTLDPSLASLTHPPGSASSQHLEQEFTCPSLRQERGRLSHQNSSQGPVLPPPPCPPSAELGAPQNPWESLRERRISSPSPNTCHSQGSEPAMRRLEEDSEVYKMLQENRELRAAPRQSSTFRLLQEALEDEEGGGPAAPFPSRLSAAARKPVAGVQKLHVCEKCGSSIATQAVRIQDGRYRHPSCYTCADCGLSLKMRGHFWVGDELFCEKHARLRYQGPPGGPVPRPVSPRS, encoded by the exons ATGCCGGTGACTGTGACactgcccggcccggccccgtGGGGCTTCCGCATCTCCGGGGGAAGAGATTTCGGGAAGCCCATCACCGTCTCCAAG GTGACAGAGCACGGGAAGGCGGCCATGGGTCACCTCCGGCCTGGGGATGTCATTGTCACCATCAATGGGGAGAGCACCGCCGAGATGCTCAACGTGGAGGCACAGAACAAGATCAAGCAGAGCCCCGGGCAGCTCCGGCTGGAGGTGGAGAG GTCCCCGGTGCCATCTTCCAGCCACACCAACGGGGACACCTCCCCTGAGAGGTTGGCCACGCACTTCCAG GACATGCTGCGGATGCAGAGTGAGAGCCAAGGTACCCTGAGAACCCTCGACCCCAGCCTGGCATCCCTCACCCACCCACCGGGCAGTGCCAG CTCACAACACTTGGAGCAGGAGTTCACCTGTCCCAGCCTCCGCCAg GAGCGAGGACGCCTGAGCCACCAGAACAGCTCCCAGGGACCTGTCCTACCTCCacccccctgcccaccctcagcGGAGCTCGGAGCCCCCCAAAACCCCTGGGAAAGCCTGAGGGAGAGGCGCATCTCCTCACCTTCTCCCAACACCTGCCACAG ccagggctcGGAGCCGGCCATGAGGCGCTTGGAGGAGGACTCGGAGGTCTACAAGATGCTGCAGGAGAACCGGGAGCTGCGGGCAGCCCCGCGGCAATCCAGCACCTTCCGCCTGCTCCAGGAGGCTCTGGAGGACGAGGAAGGAG GAGGTCCTGCGGCCCCCTTCCCCAGCCGGCTCTCGGCCGCTGCCCGCAAACCCGTGGCCGGGGTGCAGAAGCTGCACGTCTGTGAGAAATGCGGGAGCAGCATCGC GACACAGGCGGTGAGGATCCAGGACGGCCGCTACCGGCACCCGTCCTGCTACACCTGCGCCGACTGCGGCCTCAGCCTGAAGATGCGAGGCCACTTCTGGGTGGGGGACGAGCTGTTCTGCGAGAAACACGCCCGTCTGCGCTACCAGGGACCCCCGGGGGGACCCGTCCCCCGCCCGGTGTCCCCCCGCTCCTGA
- the C22H8orf58 gene encoding uncharacterized protein C8orf58 homolog isoform X1, translating to MMMVQPPPGKREINALSAHGTTQLGLGANGRPPHPRPAPQLCRPPALPHKAPEEQPLSSQPGSQCSLLGSRYIPKMLHRRGAFTVWPIRGDLDGPWESAESCIVRTSASVYRRLQESPWQPPRGMSSRGPPSPPPQPPSSPSAGRRFLKFESEDSGVEMASNEHSPSTPLGSESSFSLDGFPAEKPPGEEPPRSRSASRRLLQAAQRSRRQRCPRQLSRRSASTADLAEPPRDPGEPEGAAGGARQPGSPRDPRAGPEAAVSGQGLRYLEHVCQMLERLARLQQDNRALRQQAAGARSARPATLPTRQSPRQNLGTWRGEEFRPRSCSDSQAPAAEPGPCRRMWGHSLSSPSLLDPSEGGARVPAPDKVRPGCNGGRVPRVPTTDPTSPGRTGARTGAG from the exons ATGATGATGGTCCAGCCCCCTCcgggaaaaagagaaataaacgCTTTGAGCGCTCATGGGACaacacagctggggctgggggcaaaTGGGCGGCCACCCcacccccgccccgccccgcaGCTGTGCCgccccccggccctgccccATAAAGCACCGGAGGAGCAGCCCCTGAGCTCCCAACCCGGCTCCCAGTGTTCCCTGCTCGGTTCTCGGTACATCCCGAAGATGCTGCACCGCCGCGGAGCCTTCACGGTGTGGCCGATTCGTGGTGACCTCG ATGGTCCCTGGGAGTCGGCCGAGAGCTGCATCGTGCGCACCTCCGCCAGCGTCTACCGCCGGCTGCAGGAGAGCCCGTGGCAGCCCCCGCGGGGCATGAGTAGCCGGGGACCCCCCTCGCCGCCACCACAgccccccagcagcccctcgGCCGGCAGGAGGTTCCTCAAGTTTGAGTCCGAGGATTCCGGGGTGGAGATGGCCAGCAACGAGCACTCGCCCTCCACCCCGCTGGGCTCCGAGAGCAGCTTCTCCCTGGACGGTTTTCCGGCGGAGAAGCCCCCCGGAGAGGAGCCCCCCCGGAGCCGCTCGGccagcaggaggctgctgcaggcagcgcagaggagcaggaggcagcgCTGCCCTCGACAGCTCAGCAGGCGCAGCGCCAGCACCGCCGACCTGGCAGAGCCACCGCGGGACCCCGGGGAGCCCGAAGGGGCGGCAGGGGGGGCTCGGCAGCCCGGCAGCCCTCGGGACCCCCGGGCTGGGCCCGAGGCCGCGGTGTCGGGGCAGGGGCTGCGCTACCTGGAGCACGTGTGCCAGATGCTGGAGCGCCTGGcgaggctgcagcaggacaacCGCGCCCTCCGGCAGCAGGCGGCCGGAGCCCGGAGCGCCCGCCCGGCCACCCTG CCCACCCGGCAGTCTCCGAGGCAGAATTTGGGCACGTGGAGGGGTGAGGAGTTCCGGCCGCGCTCCTGCTCGGACAGCCAGGCACCAG CAGCCGAGCCCGGGCCGTGCCGGAGGATGTGGGGACACTCgctcagctcccccagcctgctggACCCCTCCGAGGGCGGGGCGCGAGTCCCGGCACCGGACAAGGTACGGCCGGGGTGTAACGGGGGAAGGGTCCCGCGGGTCCCCACCACTGACCCCACCTCTCCCGGCAGGACGGGCGCTCGCACTGGGGCCGGGTGA
- the C22H8orf58 gene encoding uncharacterized protein C8orf58 homolog isoform X3 translates to MMMVQPPPGKREINALSAHGTTQLGLGANGRPPHPRPAPQLCRPPALPHKAPEEQPLSSQPGSQCSLLGSRYIPKMLHRRGAFTVWPIRGDLDGPWESAESCIVRTSASVYRRLQESPWQPPRGMSSRGPPSPPPQPPSSPSAGRRFLKFESEDSGVEMASNEHSPSTPLGSESSFSLDGFPAEKPPGEEPPRSRSASRRLLQAAQRSRRQRCPRQLSRRSASTADLAEPPRDPGEPEGAAGGARQPGSPRDPRAGPEAAVSGQGLRYLEHVCQMLERLARLQQDNRALRQQAAGARSARPATLPTRQSPRQNLGTWRGEEFRPRSCSDSQAPAAEPGPCRRMWGHSLSSPSLLDPSEGGARVPAPDKDGRSHWGRVKVLLTRLTRRSLRGGRCR, encoded by the exons ATGATGATGGTCCAGCCCCCTCcgggaaaaagagaaataaacgCTTTGAGCGCTCATGGGACaacacagctggggctgggggcaaaTGGGCGGCCACCCcacccccgccccgccccgcaGCTGTGCCgccccccggccctgccccATAAAGCACCGGAGGAGCAGCCCCTGAGCTCCCAACCCGGCTCCCAGTGTTCCCTGCTCGGTTCTCGGTACATCCCGAAGATGCTGCACCGCCGCGGAGCCTTCACGGTGTGGCCGATTCGTGGTGACCTCG ATGGTCCCTGGGAGTCGGCCGAGAGCTGCATCGTGCGCACCTCCGCCAGCGTCTACCGCCGGCTGCAGGAGAGCCCGTGGCAGCCCCCGCGGGGCATGAGTAGCCGGGGACCCCCCTCGCCGCCACCACAgccccccagcagcccctcgGCCGGCAGGAGGTTCCTCAAGTTTGAGTCCGAGGATTCCGGGGTGGAGATGGCCAGCAACGAGCACTCGCCCTCCACCCCGCTGGGCTCCGAGAGCAGCTTCTCCCTGGACGGTTTTCCGGCGGAGAAGCCCCCCGGAGAGGAGCCCCCCCGGAGCCGCTCGGccagcaggaggctgctgcaggcagcgcagaggagcaggaggcagcgCTGCCCTCGACAGCTCAGCAGGCGCAGCGCCAGCACCGCCGACCTGGCAGAGCCACCGCGGGACCCCGGGGAGCCCGAAGGGGCGGCAGGGGGGGCTCGGCAGCCCGGCAGCCCTCGGGACCCCCGGGCTGGGCCCGAGGCCGCGGTGTCGGGGCAGGGGCTGCGCTACCTGGAGCACGTGTGCCAGATGCTGGAGCGCCTGGcgaggctgcagcaggacaacCGCGCCCTCCGGCAGCAGGCGGCCGGAGCCCGGAGCGCCCGCCCGGCCACCCTG CCCACCCGGCAGTCTCCGAGGCAGAATTTGGGCACGTGGAGGGGTGAGGAGTTCCGGCCGCGCTCCTGCTCGGACAGCCAGGCACCAG CAGCCGAGCCCGGGCCGTGCCGGAGGATGTGGGGACACTCgctcagctcccccagcctgctggACCCCTCCGAGGGCGGGGCGCGAGTCCCGGCACCGGACAAG GACGGGCGCTCGCACTGGGGCCGGGTGAAGGTGCTGCTCACCCGCCTGACCCGCCGCTCTCTGCGGGGCGGCCGCTGCAGGTAG
- the PDLIM2 gene encoding PDZ and LIM domain protein 2 isoform X2 — protein MGHLRPGDVIVTINGESTAEMLNVEAQNKIKQSPGQLRLEVERSPVPSSSHTNGDTSPERLATHFQDMLRMQSESQGTLRTLDPSLASLTHPPGSASSQHLEQEFTCPSLRQERGRLSHQNSSQGPVLPPPPCPPSAELGAPQNPWESLRERRISSPSPNTCHSQGSEPAMRRLEEDSEVYKMLQENRELRAAPRQSSTFRLLQEALEDEEGGGPAAPFPSRLSAAARKPVAGVQKLHVCEKCGSSIATQAVRIQDGRYRHPSCYTCADCGLSLKMRGHFWVGDELFCEKHARLRYQGPPGGPVPRPVSPRS, from the exons ATGGGTCACCTCCGGCCTGGGGATGTCATTGTCACCATCAATGGGGAGAGCACCGCCGAGATGCTCAACGTGGAGGCACAGAACAAGATCAAGCAGAGCCCCGGGCAGCTCCGGCTGGAGGTGGAGAG GTCCCCGGTGCCATCTTCCAGCCACACCAACGGGGACACCTCCCCTGAGAGGTTGGCCACGCACTTCCAG GACATGCTGCGGATGCAGAGTGAGAGCCAAGGTACCCTGAGAACCCTCGACCCCAGCCTGGCATCCCTCACCCACCCACCGGGCAGTGCCAG CTCACAACACTTGGAGCAGGAGTTCACCTGTCCCAGCCTCCGCCAg GAGCGAGGACGCCTGAGCCACCAGAACAGCTCCCAGGGACCTGTCCTACCTCCacccccctgcccaccctcagcGGAGCTCGGAGCCCCCCAAAACCCCTGGGAAAGCCTGAGGGAGAGGCGCATCTCCTCACCTTCTCCCAACACCTGCCACAG ccagggctcGGAGCCGGCCATGAGGCGCTTGGAGGAGGACTCGGAGGTCTACAAGATGCTGCAGGAGAACCGGGAGCTGCGGGCAGCCCCGCGGCAATCCAGCACCTTCCGCCTGCTCCAGGAGGCTCTGGAGGACGAGGAAGGAG GAGGTCCTGCGGCCCCCTTCCCCAGCCGGCTCTCGGCCGCTGCCCGCAAACCCGTGGCCGGGGTGCAGAAGCTGCACGTCTGTGAGAAATGCGGGAGCAGCATCGC GACACAGGCGGTGAGGATCCAGGACGGCCGCTACCGGCACCCGTCCTGCTACACCTGCGCCGACTGCGGCCTCAGCCTGAAGATGCGAGGCCACTTCTGGGTGGGGGACGAGCTGTTCTGCGAGAAACACGCCCGTCTGCGCTACCAGGGACCCCCGGGGGGACCCGTCCCCCGCCCGGTGTCCCCCCGCTCCTGA
- the C22H8orf58 gene encoding uncharacterized protein C8orf58 homolog isoform X2, with protein MMMVQPPPGKREINALSAHGTTQLGLGANGRPPHPRPAPQLCRPPALPHKAPEEQPLSSQPGSQCSLLGSRYIPKMLHRRGAFTVWPIRGDLDGPWESAESCIVRTSASVYRRLQESPWQPPRGMSSRGPPSPPPQPPSSPSAGRRFLKFESEDSGVEMASNEHSPSTPLGSESSFSLDGFPAEKPPGEEPPRSRSASRRLLQAAQRSRRQRCPRQLSRRSASTADLAEPPRDPGEPEGAAGGARQPGSPRDPRAGPEAAVSGQGLRYLEHVCQMLERLARLQQDNRALRQQAAGARSARPATLPTRQSPRQNLGTWRGEEFRPRSCSDSQAPAEPGPCRRMWGHSLSSPSLLDPSEGGARVPAPDKVRPGCNGGRVPRVPTTDPTSPGRTGARTGAG; from the exons ATGATGATGGTCCAGCCCCCTCcgggaaaaagagaaataaacgCTTTGAGCGCTCATGGGACaacacagctggggctgggggcaaaTGGGCGGCCACCCcacccccgccccgccccgcaGCTGTGCCgccccccggccctgccccATAAAGCACCGGAGGAGCAGCCCCTGAGCTCCCAACCCGGCTCCCAGTGTTCCCTGCTCGGTTCTCGGTACATCCCGAAGATGCTGCACCGCCGCGGAGCCTTCACGGTGTGGCCGATTCGTGGTGACCTCG ATGGTCCCTGGGAGTCGGCCGAGAGCTGCATCGTGCGCACCTCCGCCAGCGTCTACCGCCGGCTGCAGGAGAGCCCGTGGCAGCCCCCGCGGGGCATGAGTAGCCGGGGACCCCCCTCGCCGCCACCACAgccccccagcagcccctcgGCCGGCAGGAGGTTCCTCAAGTTTGAGTCCGAGGATTCCGGGGTGGAGATGGCCAGCAACGAGCACTCGCCCTCCACCCCGCTGGGCTCCGAGAGCAGCTTCTCCCTGGACGGTTTTCCGGCGGAGAAGCCCCCCGGAGAGGAGCCCCCCCGGAGCCGCTCGGccagcaggaggctgctgcaggcagcgcagaggagcaggaggcagcgCTGCCCTCGACAGCTCAGCAGGCGCAGCGCCAGCACCGCCGACCTGGCAGAGCCACCGCGGGACCCCGGGGAGCCCGAAGGGGCGGCAGGGGGGGCTCGGCAGCCCGGCAGCCCTCGGGACCCCCGGGCTGGGCCCGAGGCCGCGGTGTCGGGGCAGGGGCTGCGCTACCTGGAGCACGTGTGCCAGATGCTGGAGCGCCTGGcgaggctgcagcaggacaacCGCGCCCTCCGGCAGCAGGCGGCCGGAGCCCGGAGCGCCCGCCCGGCCACCCTG CCCACCCGGCAGTCTCCGAGGCAGAATTTGGGCACGTGGAGGGGTGAGGAGTTCCGGCCGCGCTCCTGCTCGGACAGCCAGGCACCAG CCGAGCCCGGGCCGTGCCGGAGGATGTGGGGACACTCgctcagctcccccagcctgctggACCCCTCCGAGGGCGGGGCGCGAGTCCCGGCACCGGACAAGGTACGGCCGGGGTGTAACGGGGGAAGGGTCCCGCGGGTCCCCACCACTGACCCCACCTCTCCCGGCAGGACGGGCGCTCGCACTGGGGCCGGGTGA